A portion of the Candidatus Pristimantibacillus lignocellulolyticus genome contains these proteins:
- a CDS encoding SDR family NAD(P)-dependent oxidoreductase, which yields MSRTVIITGANSGIGKAATQKFASEGDHVIMACRSIQRSRNIQQELISSTGNNNITLMQLDISSFASIQQFVQQFIEKFEKLDLLIHNAAYLKHGEPRYLLSEDNIELSFATNVVGPYLLTQLLLPQLGKAKQPAILHACTTNIKHFFDPKRQIEYDNLRGEYANQRPFNSYKLYGDSKMALFLLTIKLSDQLKGQKVRVNALQINRVKLSPETIANLSSRYRMLARLQNPTSQPTSSMAKLYYDICTSANYSDITGSLINHRGIVMKAATSEKPHPFQLVRYLTSDQYYPAYATNHTYLNQVWVFCEQATDNILSRQI from the coding sequence ATGAGTCGTACCGTAATTATTACTGGTGCTAATTCAGGCATTGGTAAAGCTGCAACACAAAAATTCGCCTCAGAAGGTGACCATGTCATTATGGCTTGTAGAAGTATCCAGCGCAGTAGAAATATTCAACAAGAGTTGATCAGCAGTACAGGAAATAATAACATTACGTTAATGCAACTCGACATCTCTTCGTTCGCTTCTATTCAACAATTTGTCCAACAATTCATCGAGAAATTTGAGAAACTTGATCTACTCATTCATAATGCTGCTTATTTGAAGCATGGTGAGCCTCGATATTTGTTAAGTGAAGATAATATTGAGCTGTCTTTTGCTACAAATGTTGTTGGTCCGTATTTATTAACACAGCTTTTGTTACCTCAACTGGGCAAGGCCAAGCAACCTGCTATTCTACATGCATGTACAACAAATATTAAACATTTCTTTGATCCAAAAAGGCAGATTGAGTATGATAATCTACGCGGTGAATACGCCAATCAACGACCGTTCAATAGTTACAAATTATATGGAGATTCAAAAATGGCTTTATTTCTCTTAACAATTAAACTCTCAGATCAATTAAAAGGACAAAAAGTTAGAGTTAATGCGCTGCAAATTAATCGAGTTAAACTATCTCCCGAAACGATAGCCAATCTAAGCTCTCGCTATCGCATGCTCGCTAGGTTACAAAATCCTACCTCACAGCCAACAAGTAGTATGGCGAAGCTTTATTATGATATATGTACTTCAGCTAACTATTCAGACATTACTGGATCACTTATTAACCATCGAGGAATCGTTATGAAAGCTGCAACAAGTGAGAAACCTCATCCTTTTCAACTTGTGCGATATCTTACTAGCGATCAATACTATCCCGCCTATGCGACCAATCATACATATTTGAATCAAGTCTGGGTGTTTTGCGAGCAAGCAACGGATAATATATTATCTAGACAGATATAA
- a CDS encoding catalase → MSDQQQTNDQTLTNRQGHPVTNNQSVRTVGNRGPMTMENYDFLEKVSHFDRERIPERVVHARGAGAHGYFQSYGTVDGKPISTYTRAKVFTNTEVQTPVFVRFSTVVHGGHSPETLRDPRGFAVKFYTEDGNWDLVGNNLKIFFIRDPLKFPDMVHAFKPDPVTNTNNMERMFDFLCQTPESTHMFTFLFSPWGIPANYRQMQGSGVHAYRWVNAEGKGVLVKYHWEPVQGIRNLTQKEADEIQKLSHDHATRDLYQAIEEGNYPEWELFVQILEDHDHPEFDFDPLDPTKLWYKDQVPWHKVGKMVLNRNPENYFAEVEQVAFGTGVLVDGLDFSDDKLLQGRTFSYSDTQRHRVGANYLQVPINKPNKVVATNQEAGQMDVRENFGQYKNPHVNYEPSLLGGLKEATNPGKEHTPFIEGHLVREKIDRENNFGQAGETYRRLSDWEKDELISNLVGILIQCRKEIQELLIHNVTLSDADYGRRVAEGVKAAMSTQTSKEEDQAVKAAEQYSQSSDPY, encoded by the coding sequence ATGAGTGATCAACAACAAACTAATGACCAAACCTTAACGAATCGACAAGGTCATCCAGTTACGAACAATCAAAGTGTCAGGACTGTTGGAAATCGCGGACCTATGACAATGGAAAACTACGATTTCCTTGAAAAAGTTAGTCACTTCGACCGTGAACGTATTCCTGAACGTGTTGTTCATGCACGAGGTGCTGGGGCACATGGCTATTTCCAGTCGTACGGTACGGTAGATGGTAAACCTATCTCTACATATACACGTGCTAAAGTATTTACGAATACGGAAGTACAAACCCCTGTTTTCGTTCGTTTCTCTACTGTTGTTCATGGTGGACATTCACCTGAAACACTACGTGATCCACGTGGATTTGCTGTGAAATTTTACACCGAGGATGGTAACTGGGATCTTGTAGGTAACAATTTAAAGATTTTCTTTATTCGTGACCCACTTAAGTTCCCTGATATGGTTCATGCATTCAAGCCAGATCCCGTTACAAATACTAATAATATGGAAAGAATGTTCGATTTCCTTTGTCAAACCCCTGAATCCACACATATGTTTACATTCCTCTTCTCTCCTTGGGGAATTCCTGCCAACTATCGTCAAATGCAAGGATCAGGTGTTCATGCATACCGTTGGGTTAATGCGGAAGGAAAAGGCGTACTTGTGAAATATCATTGGGAACCGGTACAAGGAATTCGTAATCTTACGCAAAAAGAAGCAGATGAGATTCAAAAGCTAAGTCATGATCATGCTACACGCGATTTATATCAAGCGATTGAGGAAGGTAACTATCCAGAGTGGGAATTATTTGTACAAATTCTTGAAGATCATGATCATCCAGAGTTTGACTTTGATCCGCTTGATCCAACAAAGCTATGGTATAAGGATCAAGTTCCATGGCATAAAGTCGGTAAAATGGTGTTGAATCGTAATCCTGAAAATTACTTCGCTGAGGTTGAACAGGTAGCATTTGGTACGGGGGTTCTCGTTGATGGATTAGATTTCTCCGACGATAAGTTACTACAGGGAAGAACATTCTCTTATTCGGATACACAACGCCATCGGGTAGGCGCCAATTATTTGCAAGTACCCATTAATAAACCGAACAAAGTGGTGGCAACTAATCAAGAAGCAGGACAAATGGATGTCCGTGAAAATTTTGGGCAATATAAAAATCCACATGTAAACTACGAACCTTCTCTGCTAGGTGGATTGAAGGAAGCAACTAATCCTGGTAAAGAGCACACACCATTTATCGAAGGCCATCTCGTTCGTGAAAAAATTGATCGAGAGAACAATTTTGGACAAGCTGGTGAAACTTATCGAAGACTAAGTGACTGGGAAAAGGATGAGCTTATCTCAAATCTTGTTGGTATTCTTATTCAATGTCGCAAAGAAATACAAGAGCTACTGATTCATAACGTTACACTAAGTGATGCTGATTATGGCCGTCGCGTAGCTGAAGGAGTTAAAGCTGCAATGAGTACGCAAACCTCCAAAGAAGAAGATCAAGCGGTTAAAGCTGCAGAGCAATATAGCCAATCCTCTGATCCATATTAA
- a CDS encoding chemotaxis protein CheW, which translates to MLLEQTQFIEFQIDQERYAFYIEDVQEIIKIQVLKQFPHAIPYVKGVINLRGQIVPVVSLRGLFHYREVEPTKDTRIIFVNHNNSIIGVIVDEVQRVASFSTIQPPPEKVGDMKGSTFVGIGVAEDGLVAIIRIGQIL; encoded by the coding sequence ATGTTACTAGAGCAAACACAGTTTATTGAATTTCAAATAGATCAGGAACGCTATGCTTTTTATATAGAAGATGTGCAAGAAATTATTAAGATACAAGTGCTCAAACAATTCCCACATGCTATCCCCTATGTCAAAGGTGTGATTAATTTACGGGGACAAATAGTACCTGTAGTAAGTTTACGTGGATTATTTCATTATCGAGAAGTTGAGCCAACGAAAGATACTCGTATTATATTCGTTAATCATAACAACAGTATCATTGGAGTTATTGTCGATGAAGTACAAAGAGTAGCTTCGTTCTCTACTATCCAACCTCCCCCTGAAAAAGTGGGCGATATGAAAGGGAGTACCTTTGTTGGCATAGGTGTTGCAGAAGATGGGTTAGTAGCTATTATTAGAATCGGACAGATATTATAG
- a CDS encoding glycoside hydrolase family 9 protein, with amino-acid sequence MTSSLHSIIAINQLGYREADSKKAILTELEGDFYVVDFYSNEKVFQGTTTEAKYDQASGTVVSTADFSSCRTPGTYYIAFEPEVKSYPFIIGDDVYCDVQRALLKAFYYLRCGVELDEQYAGVWKHGPCHTSLVHVHSAPDQQFDGCGGWHDAGDYGKYIVAAGKAVADLLLAYEWYPQAFVTPIPLPESNDRMDDVLHECKVELDWMLRMQDQASGGVYHKLTTLKFPPNDTMPEADLAPLYASPISATATASFAATLALAARIYQSIDENYAVHCLQQAKFAWKWLEEHPSYPDFHNPTDVETGEYGDPVDHDERYWAAAELYRTTGEAKYHEVFLDLVREQDFDHYQLGWTDMGGYGTICYLLTEHDQDKAVVALLRNGLQQRVTQLVEISKQDGYGISMLPEHYVWGSNMNVMNNAMLLLIADKLCSTSQYEAVVAQHVHYILGTNVMGTSYVTGFGSKPIMNPHHRPSIGDGIVDPVPGMLSGGPNKNLQDEIAIAELQGAAPAAAFIDHIESYATNEITIYWNSPAVFVLSHFI; translated from the coding sequence ATGACTTCATCATTACATTCCATTATTGCAATTAATCAATTAGGTTATCGAGAAGCAGATAGTAAAAAAGCGATACTTACAGAGCTTGAAGGTGATTTCTACGTAGTAGATTTTTATAGCAATGAGAAAGTATTCCAAGGTACCACAACAGAAGCTAAGTATGACCAAGCATCAGGGACAGTAGTTAGTACAGCAGATTTCTCATCGTGCAGAACACCGGGAACCTACTATATAGCATTTGAGCCTGAAGTGAAATCCTACCCATTTATTATTGGAGACGATGTGTATTGTGATGTACAACGCGCTTTACTTAAAGCATTTTACTATTTACGCTGTGGCGTTGAATTAGATGAGCAGTATGCCGGAGTATGGAAACATGGTCCATGTCATACATCTCTAGTCCATGTGCATAGCGCCCCAGATCAACAATTTGATGGATGTGGTGGTTGGCACGATGCTGGAGATTATGGTAAATACATTGTTGCAGCAGGAAAAGCAGTCGCTGATTTACTACTAGCCTATGAGTGGTATCCACAAGCATTTGTGACACCAATTCCATTACCAGAAAGTAATGATCGTATGGATGACGTGCTACATGAGTGTAAAGTAGAACTTGATTGGATGTTACGAATGCAAGATCAAGCAAGTGGCGGTGTATATCACAAATTAACAACATTAAAGTTTCCACCAAACGATACGATGCCAGAAGCTGATCTTGCTCCACTATATGCTTCACCTATATCAGCGACAGCTACTGCTAGTTTCGCAGCAACATTAGCATTAGCGGCTCGCATCTATCAATCTATAGATGAAAATTATGCTGTACATTGCTTACAACAAGCGAAATTTGCTTGGAAATGGCTTGAAGAGCATCCGAGTTATCCTGATTTTCATAATCCAACTGATGTTGAAACTGGTGAATATGGGGATCCAGTAGATCATGATGAACGTTATTGGGCGGCAGCTGAATTATATCGTACAACTGGAGAGGCGAAATACCATGAAGTTTTTCTAGACTTGGTAAGAGAACAAGATTTCGATCACTATCAACTTGGTTGGACTGATATGGGAGGATACGGTACGATCTGCTACTTGCTTACGGAGCATGATCAAGATAAAGCTGTTGTTGCGCTACTTCGCAATGGATTACAACAAAGAGTAACACAATTAGTGGAGATTAGTAAACAGGATGGATACGGAATTTCAATGTTACCTGAGCACTATGTGTGGGGGAGCAATATGAATGTTATGAACAATGCGATGCTTTTACTAATTGCGGATAAATTATGTTCTACCTCGCAGTATGAAGCTGTTGTTGCACAGCACGTGCATTATATACTTGGCACCAATGTGATGGGTACCAGCTATGTCACAGGATTTGGTTCTAAGCCGATAATGAATCCACATCATCGTCCATCAATTGGAGATGGTATTGTTGATCCTGTTCCTGGTATGCTATCTGGGGGTCCGAACAAAAATTTACAAGATGAAATTGCCATAGCGGAGCTTCAGGGAGCAGCACCAGCGGCAGCATTTATCGATCATATAGAGAGTTATGCGACCAATGAAATCACTATTTATTGGAATTCACCAGCTGTATTTGTACTATCTCATTTTATATAA
- a CDS encoding YbjQ family protein codes for MIITTTSTVEGFPVRQYLGLTTGEVIMGANVVRDFLASITDIVGGRSGAYETKLQEARDAAMSEMQEKAHRLGANAIIGVDIDYEVIREGMLMVAVSGTAVII; via the coding sequence ATGATTATTACGACTACTTCTACTGTTGAAGGTTTCCCGGTGAGACAGTATTTAGGGCTTACTACTGGCGAAGTTATTATGGGGGCCAACGTTGTACGTGATTTTCTAGCTTCGATTACTGATATTGTTGGAGGACGTTCTGGTGCTTATGAAACTAAGCTACAAGAAGCTAGAGATGCTGCGATGTCTGAAATGCAAGAAAAAGCTCATCGACTGGGCGCGAATGCTATTATCGGGGTAGATATCGATTATGAAGTTATTCGTGAAGGTATGTTAATGGTTGCAGTAAGCGGTACTGCAGTTATTATTTAA
- a CDS encoding site-specific DNA-methyltransferase, with the protein MLNLIAALPSIVSESRCEVRRILDNLDHWSDVELTNSEYIIPTHTPYKEKRMNDATMLSKDWTNRIINGDNLLAMQALLTDNSALGQPSLRGKIDLIYIDPPFDSGVDYRSQHTISSSTSEQSTVMTQIAYSDSWRDGTVSYLRMICPRLMLMRELLSETGSIYVHIDWHVGHYVKILLDEIFGRDQFRNELVWQRDAVGKGAKKGSKQWSRELESIYVYSKSDKMYFQQPFRPADQLTYTQLKEFRYAEEDGRKFKIVTLGDYSLQSIEQMRSNNLIYTTSSGKQYKKYYLDEFQLAIGSLWNDIPNLSHGRNNERLHFETQKPEKLLERIIAASTPSDGLVADFFSGSGTTAAVAEKLGRRWISSDLGKSAIMTSRKRLHQTCSKPFLFQIMSKREREQVIEVISDETKQHAFYILQSFGAEPIIEPLDGYFAGSMSNTNTIVFVDYNNKLNNRLSIEQLKMKCAKRYNKIIVLRWAFDHKLIESGQYEGIELYIIPEQLRYFSIHLIHAQKPLKTVKINFSPVAILTVCSPIIEVYDDQWLHIHLQLEHYHSLAAHYSIAAYPELHNIIKQDPLALIEYWSVDSDYDGQLFRNEWRQHRQYAHKKQTDHRVATKLKITVPRKYGQRTICVKAYDIFGYESEWSTTLTDSDIAQGGDDHSKNI; encoded by the coding sequence TTGTTAAATCTAATTGCAGCATTGCCTAGTATCGTATCGGAAAGTCGATGTGAAGTGCGTCGCATCCTTGATAATTTAGACCATTGGAGTGACGTTGAATTAACTAACAGCGAATATATTATACCTACGCATACTCCTTACAAAGAAAAGCGAATGAATGATGCGACCATGTTATCAAAAGATTGGACAAACCGAATAATAAATGGTGACAACTTACTAGCTATGCAAGCTTTATTAACTGATAACTCTGCGCTTGGACAGCCTTCATTACGAGGGAAGATTGATCTTATCTATATTGATCCACCATTCGATAGTGGGGTAGATTATCGCTCGCAGCATACAATATCCAGTTCGACTAGTGAACAATCAACAGTTATGACTCAGATCGCGTACTCTGACTCATGGAGAGATGGTACCGTGAGTTACTTAAGGATGATTTGCCCACGATTAATGCTGATGAGAGAACTGCTAAGTGAAACTGGTTCAATCTACGTGCATATTGACTGGCACGTTGGTCATTATGTGAAAATATTGTTAGATGAAATTTTCGGTAGAGATCAATTTCGTAATGAGCTTGTTTGGCAAAGGGATGCTGTTGGAAAGGGAGCCAAAAAAGGTTCAAAGCAATGGTCAAGAGAACTGGAGAGCATCTATGTATATTCCAAAAGCGATAAGATGTACTTTCAACAACCATTTCGTCCTGCAGATCAACTTACCTATACTCAACTGAAAGAATTTCGATATGCTGAAGAAGATGGACGTAAGTTTAAAATCGTTACATTAGGTGATTATTCTTTGCAATCCATTGAGCAGATGAGAAGTAATAATCTGATTTATACAACATCAAGTGGAAAACAATATAAGAAGTATTACTTAGATGAATTTCAATTGGCAATCGGTTCACTATGGAATGACATTCCAAATCTATCGCATGGTCGGAATAATGAACGATTACATTTTGAAACACAGAAGCCAGAGAAACTTCTTGAGAGAATTATTGCAGCGTCAACACCAAGTGATGGTTTAGTTGCTGACTTTTTCTCTGGTTCGGGTACGACAGCGGCAGTTGCTGAGAAACTAGGTCGCAGATGGATTTCATCTGATCTTGGAAAGTCGGCTATAATGACCTCTCGGAAACGACTACATCAAACATGCAGCAAACCTTTTCTCTTTCAAATTATGAGTAAACGAGAACGTGAACAAGTAATAGAAGTGATTAGTGATGAGACAAAGCAACATGCATTTTATATTTTGCAAAGCTTTGGAGCAGAACCGATCATTGAACCTCTAGATGGGTATTTTGCTGGGAGTATGTCTAATACGAATACCATTGTCTTCGTTGATTATAACAATAAGCTCAATAATCGCCTTAGTATCGAACAGTTAAAAATGAAGTGTGCAAAGCGATATAATAAAATCATTGTTCTGAGATGGGCATTTGATCACAAGCTAATAGAGTCCGGACAATATGAGGGAATAGAATTGTATATTATCCCTGAACAACTTCGCTACTTCTCAATTCATCTTATCCATGCTCAGAAACCTTTGAAGACAGTGAAAATTAACTTTTCACCAGTTGCTATACTAACGGTATGCTCACCGATTATTGAAGTATATGATGATCAATGGCTCCATATCCATCTACAGCTAGAACATTATCATAGTCTCGCCGCTCATTATTCTATAGCTGCTTATCCTGAGCTACACAACATTATTAAGCAGGACCCACTGGCATTAATTGAATATTGGAGTGTGGATAGTGACTATGATGGACAATTATTTCGTAATGAGTGGAGACAACATCGGCAATATGCTCACAAGAAGCAAACTGATCATAGAGTTGCAACAAAACTTAAGATCACGGTACCTCGAAAATATGGTCAACGCACAATATGTGTGAAGGCATATGATATTTTTGGTTATGAAAGTGAATGGAGTACTACATTGACTGACAGCGATATTGCTCAAGGAGGCGATGATCATAGCAAGAACATATAA
- a CDS encoding response regulator — protein MEHLHGSHDVVLIMFSYIVAVVASYTVLELTGIISVSKGRSRWLWLLFGAVAMGAGIWSMHFVGMLAFTLPVPIMYNLSVVLLSMVVAVVASFLALFIVGRNELTLIQLLTGGLLLAIGISAMHYIGMAAMQIDIKYDIFYFGLSILIALVASIAALWLSFYFRKGEGRYVGWKKLGSGLIMGAAIVGMHYTGMMAAEFHMGGKAMFSSGMELDQKRLAYFISAGTLFTLGLSLIGIYISKLFSHKDSELQEKSDEIYIINQELRQLNDNLELLVAERTEQLEKAHDEAIKANMIKSQFLANMSHELRTPLNAIIGYSEMLQEEAEELNEPTFVEDLGKISKAGNHLLALINDILDISKIEAGKMEVHFETCRVTDLIKDVVATISPLVDINNNQLEIDCEEGDITTDVTKLRQILLNLLSNANKFTNEGKIRLHIFREIRDDKEGYSFSVQDTGIGMSDEQLEKLFQPFMQADSSTTRKYGGTGLGLAISQRFCNIMNGTITVESELGVGSRFKCWIPLATTEQELMTDPFIEAPYELVQANSEVSILLIDDEPLNRQLMERYLSEEGWKIAFAESGQEGLLLAKQLRPKVICLDILMPSMDGWSVLMALKDDPELADIPVVIWSMTSDKNLGYTLGASEFLMKPVQRERLIDVLDKYVSNSTDHTILVIEDDTTTSELMTKLLHKEGYTVTQAHNGRVALECIAKEVPQLIILDLMMPEMDGFQFIEELRKQHLWRDIPIVVLTAKSITMEDRIRLKGYVKNVIQKGMYDQKSLLNEIHQLISGVKGD, from the coding sequence ATGGAACATTTGCACGGCTCGCATGATGTAGTACTTATAATGTTTTCATATATCGTTGCAGTTGTAGCGTCATATACTGTTCTAGAACTAACTGGGATAATTAGCGTATCTAAAGGAAGAAGCCGTTGGTTATGGCTTTTGTTCGGTGCCGTCGCCATGGGAGCAGGTATCTGGTCGATGCATTTTGTCGGCATGCTTGCGTTCACGCTTCCAGTACCTATTATGTATAACTTGTCTGTTGTACTGCTTTCTATGGTCGTAGCTGTCGTTGCCTCATTCCTTGCGTTATTTATTGTAGGACGCAATGAATTAACGCTAATACAGTTGCTAACCGGAGGGTTGCTTCTTGCAATCGGTATTTCTGCGATGCATTATATTGGAATGGCTGCAATGCAAATAGATATTAAGTATGACATATTCTACTTCGGACTATCCATCTTAATAGCACTTGTTGCATCTATTGCAGCGTTATGGCTATCGTTCTATTTCCGTAAAGGTGAAGGACGATATGTAGGCTGGAAGAAGCTAGGTAGTGGTTTAATTATGGGAGCTGCAATAGTTGGTATGCATTACACAGGGATGATGGCTGCTGAGTTTCATATGGGTGGAAAAGCTATGTTTTCTTCAGGCATGGAGCTAGACCAGAAGCGACTTGCGTACTTTATATCTGCAGGAACTTTGTTTACGTTAGGGCTATCATTAATAGGAATATACATATCAAAGCTATTTTCACATAAAGATTCCGAATTACAAGAAAAGTCAGACGAGATTTATATTATTAATCAAGAGTTACGGCAATTGAACGATAACTTGGAACTATTGGTAGCGGAACGCACAGAACAGCTTGAGAAAGCACATGACGAAGCGATTAAGGCAAATATGATCAAAAGCCAATTTCTTGCTAATATGAGTCACGAATTGCGAACACCACTCAATGCTATTATTGGATATAGCGAGATGTTGCAAGAAGAAGCAGAAGAACTGAACGAGCCTACATTTGTCGAAGATCTAGGGAAAATTAGTAAGGCGGGAAATCATCTGCTTGCACTTATTAATGATATTTTAGATATTTCTAAAATTGAAGCGGGCAAGATGGAAGTTCACTTCGAGACATGTAGAGTGACGGATTTGATTAAAGATGTGGTAGCGACGATTTCACCACTAGTGGACATAAATAATAATCAGTTGGAAATCGATTGTGAGGAAGGCGATATTACGACAGATGTAACAAAGCTACGGCAAATATTACTTAATTTACTTAGTAATGCGAACAAATTTACGAATGAAGGAAAGATTAGGTTACATATTTTTCGCGAAATAAGAGATGACAAAGAGGGTTATAGTTTCAGTGTTCAAGATACTGGAATAGGGATGAGCGATGAACAACTTGAGAAGCTTTTTCAGCCATTTATGCAAGCCGACTCCTCAACAACGCGCAAATATGGTGGTACTGGTCTAGGACTAGCAATTAGTCAGCGCTTCTGTAACATTATGAACGGAACGATAACTGTTGAAAGTGAGCTAGGAGTAGGTAGTAGATTCAAATGCTGGATTCCATTAGCTACTACGGAACAGGAATTGATGACGGATCCATTTATAGAGGCACCTTATGAGCTAGTGCAAGCAAATAGTGAGGTAAGTATTTTACTTATAGATGATGAGCCACTCAATCGACAATTGATGGAGCGCTATCTATCCGAAGAGGGATGGAAGATAGCATTTGCAGAAAGTGGGCAAGAGGGGCTTTTGTTAGCTAAACAGCTTAGACCAAAAGTCATTTGCCTCGATATTCTTATGCCGAGTATGGATGGATGGAGCGTCTTGATGGCTCTGAAGGATGACCCTGAACTTGCCGACATTCCCGTTGTCATCTGGTCGATGACAAGTGATAAAAATCTAGGATATACACTTGGAGCTTCAGAGTTTCTGATGAAGCCAGTACAACGTGAGCGGTTAATAGACGTACTGGACAAATATGTATCTAATTCTACTGATCATACTATCCTCGTTATTGAAGATGACACAACGACGAGTGAACTAATGACGAAGCTTTTACATAAAGAAGGCTACACAGTAACTCAGGCTCATAATGGTAGAGTTGCTTTGGAATGTATAGCTAAGGAAGTTCCACAACTAATTATTCTGGACTTGATGATGCCAGAAATGGATGGATTCCAGTTTATCGAAGAATTACGTAAGCAGCATTTGTGGAGAGATATTCCGATTGTGGTACTAACAGCGAAGTCGATTACAATGGAAGATCGCATTAGATTGAAGGGTTATGTAAAGAACGTTATTCAAAAAGGAATGTACGATCAGAAATCGTTATTAAATGAAATTCATCAGTTAATATCAGGTGTTAAAGGAGATTGA
- a CDS encoding DUF3533 domain-containing protein, with the protein MKISKYKGYAIVIVAVLVVTIIFGVAMFGSIADAKPKELPVALIVLDEGVLMPDGSVYNVGATLAQQWQANAELPFEWQQATSEEELQLQFDNQEVYGAIILPKELSANLLSLATPTPEQAIMKAIYNEGMNSQATSVIKQVMHNVLGVMNEQLSQQLLTQVSAQTGGAIPATIAAELISPIQLEEQIVHPIGERQAMGNAPGLLTQMLWISNLITAAALFFILRKFNATAIHPLKNRVEQATIGLILPIITSALMVWMASSWYGMELTSSFETWVWLTVVSYSFFYMQSALLNWIGLPAMGLLVLLMFFSMPVMNLAPQFLSDVTVTYLYNWTPLRIATSSIREVLYFGGLQFNTNTAITILTIAILSMVLLITSSVAGERNNNEKQISVK; encoded by the coding sequence ATGAAGATAAGTAAGTATAAAGGTTATGCAATCGTAATTGTAGCTGTTCTAGTTGTGACGATAATATTTGGAGTAGCGATGTTTGGTTCCATCGCAGATGCTAAGCCAAAAGAGCTTCCGGTTGCGCTAATTGTACTTGATGAAGGAGTATTAATGCCAGATGGAAGTGTCTATAATGTTGGAGCTACGCTTGCACAGCAATGGCAGGCTAATGCTGAGCTACCTTTCGAGTGGCAGCAAGCGACTTCCGAAGAAGAACTCCAACTTCAATTCGATAATCAAGAAGTATATGGAGCAATCATATTGCCGAAGGAGTTAAGTGCTAATCTGTTATCTTTAGCAACGCCTACTCCAGAGCAAGCTATAATGAAAGCAATTTACAATGAAGGAATGAATTCACAAGCAACAAGCGTTATTAAGCAAGTAATGCACAATGTATTGGGTGTCATGAATGAGCAACTATCACAACAATTACTAACTCAAGTAAGTGCACAAACTGGTGGGGCGATTCCTGCCACTATTGCAGCAGAGTTGATCTCACCAATTCAGTTGGAAGAACAAATTGTTCATCCTATTGGTGAGCGTCAAGCGATGGGTAATGCACCGGGATTACTCACGCAAATGTTGTGGATCAGTAACTTAATAACTGCAGCAGCACTGTTTTTCATATTGCGTAAATTTAACGCAACCGCTATTCATCCATTGAAGAATAGAGTAGAACAAGCAACTATCGGATTAATTTTACCAATAATAACTTCGGCGTTGATGGTATGGATGGCTTCATCATGGTACGGAATGGAACTTACATCATCCTTTGAAACATGGGTATGGTTAACGGTTGTATCCTACAGCTTCTTCTATATGCAGTCCGCTTTGTTAAACTGGATTGGATTACCTGCCATGGGTTTACTCGTATTACTAATGTTCTTCTCAATGCCAGTGATGAATCTCGCACCGCAGTTTTTATCGGATGTGACGGTAACCTATTTATATAATTGGACTCCACTTAGAATTGCAACATCGAGTATTCGAGAAGTCTTATACTTTGGCGGATTACAGTTTAATACAAATACAGCAATAACGATCTTAACCATCGCGATTTTATCAATGGTATTATTGATAACTTCCAGTGTTGCAGGGGAACGTAACAATAATGAAAAACAAATTAGTGTTAAGTAA